A genomic segment from Nitrosopumilus sp. K4 encodes:
- a CDS encoding CoA ester lyase, whose amino-acid sequence MTRLFRSLIFVPGNNSRFLEKAKSLKADIVCFDLEDSVPDLEKQNARKLIKTALKSRSSYLSSIFVRTNSPSSGRIPDDLKEIVQKGIDGIVIPKVNNTAELKKIEKNLSKLEKTRKLKPIQLIPSIESAEGVVNTYDIASFDKRVCAVVFGVFDLLNDMGIEYAKNAEGGKYSRAKIPVDAKAAGVVAIDAIWQDLKDSKGLEKDCKIGKSLGYAGKSIIHPDQIETTHRLFHPSKTEIQWAQKVCKIYLNSVKKGKGATTVDGKMIDEVHYKQAKAVLDLIKK is encoded by the coding sequence ATGACTCGGCTTTTTCGAAGTCTCATTTTTGTTCCTGGAAACAATTCGAGATTTCTAGAAAAGGCAAAGTCATTAAAAGCAGACATTGTATGTTTTGATTTAGAGGATTCTGTGCCTGATTTAGAAAAACAAAATGCAAGAAAACTAATCAAGACTGCACTCAAATCAAGATCATCATATCTCTCATCCATTTTTGTTAGAACAAATTCTCCATCTTCAGGTAGGATTCCTGATGATCTAAAAGAAATTGTTCAAAAGGGAATTGATGGAATAGTTATTCCCAAAGTCAACAACACTGCTGAATTGAAAAAAATTGAAAAAAACCTTTCTAAATTAGAAAAGACAAGAAAACTAAAACCAATTCAATTAATCCCCTCAATTGAATCTGCTGAGGGCGTAGTTAACACATACGACATTGCTTCATTTGATAAGAGAGTTTGCGCAGTTGTATTTGGTGTCTTTGATTTATTAAATGACATGGGAATTGAATATGCCAAAAATGCAGAAGGCGGAAAATATTCACGTGCAAAAATTCCTGTAGATGCAAAAGCAGCAGGAGTTGTTGCAATTGATGCAATTTGGCAAGATCTAAAAGATTCTAAGGGTTTAGAAAAAGACTGTAAAATTGGAAAAAGTCTAGGATATGCAGGAAAAAGCATTATTCATCCTGACCAAATAGAAACTACTCACAGACTCTTTCATCCAAGTAAAACTGAAATTCAATGGGCACAAAAAGTTTGTAAAATATACCTTAATTCTGTCAAAAAAGGAAAAGGTGCAACAACTGTGGATGGAAAAATGATTGATGAAGTACACTACAAACAAGCAAAGGCTGTCTTAGATTTAATAAAAAAATGA
- a CDS encoding transcriptional regulator: MAGIDRLLSSCLSESIKNVLEKDLLKKVERELFLKHGMSIKLSIEHFEKFLSILKTNSLLDAKKIQKEIIVKNIKIKNLDDRHVIKILNNELVNSILGFLGDFESREIILSLLETELTIPDILKKSKVPKTSGYRKIENLILNGVLIETGRIRSDSKRISKYRCCFNEIKTKMNKDKVELVCIVDKKILEKSSSMNGFT, translated from the coding sequence ATGGCTGGCATCGACAGATTACTTTCTTCGTGCCTTTCTGAATCGATAAAAAACGTTCTTGAAAAAGATTTATTAAAAAAAGTTGAAAGAGAATTGTTTCTCAAGCACGGAATGTCAATAAAACTTTCAATTGAACATTTTGAAAAATTTCTTAGTATATTAAAAACAAATTCATTATTAGATGCAAAAAAAATTCAAAAAGAGATCATTGTAAAAAATATAAAAATTAAAAATTTGGATGACAGGCATGTAATTAAAATACTCAATAATGAACTAGTAAACTCTATTTTAGGATTTTTGGGAGATTTTGAATCAAGGGAAATCATATTGTCGTTGCTTGAAACCGAATTAACAATACCAGATATTTTAAAAAAATCCAAAGTTCCAAAGACTTCAGGATATAGAAAGATTGAAAATCTTATTCTAAATGGAGTATTGATTGAAACTGGACGTATTCGTAGTGACAGCAAAAGGATTTCAAAGTACAGATGTTGTTTTAATGAAATAAAAACAAAAATGAACAAAGACAAGGTTGAACTAGTCTGCATAGTTGACAAAAAAATACTTGAAAAAAGTTCATCAATGAATGGTTTTACCTAA